Genomic DNA from Bradysia coprophila strain Holo2 chromosome X unlocalized genomic scaffold, BU_Bcop_v1 contig_39, whole genome shotgun sequence:
CCCCGTTACAAGTATACGGTTATTATGTGAGCGCGTTACCATATATACATCCATACTACGATACACATGTAACAACGCTTCGCATGTGGATTGTGGATATAATCCCAGTTTCTTTTTGTcattgtttgttttaaaatttataattttacaaaaGCTGTTGCGACAAAATGATCTTCTTCATAATTACAAAAGACAAGACAAATGCTCTCATATGACTTATTTATCGCGACTCTTGTGTTATAGCTTCTAACCCCTCTAACCCTCTGAATTTACTTTAGCAAGTTAACGTGACAAAATTCGCGTTGTTGAATTGAAAAAGCAAAATCTACATAAGTaagaatattttatgtatacaTACGCATTAGGGCGGTCGGAATTTCCATGAGAAAACAATGCTCTTGAATGATCTTATGCCTGGAAGGATAATGGTACTAAATTGGTACCCCTGATAGAATGTTTTTTGGGAGtataatcaaattgaaattcatctAGACGGCGCATAGAGaaatattcagaaaaaaaagtcaattCCAACAGCAGAAGTGGTCCCGAAACATATTTTCTTAgtaaaattcaagaatttgaatttttagtaaACTAGTGGCCGAACCGAGCGGACAACaactaatttttgtaaattttgttgatttaaaaaaatctgatttttttaactgtttTCTCTCAAATAGCGTATCATGACTGAAGTGACCTGCGCGGTAAGGGTCCAAGGATGTTACCAACATCCTTAGATCTGCATAACGGGtcagaaatcatttttgataGACACATATTTTGTACATCTCTAGGGCTGGCAAGTAAAAGACTCGATTATCAAAACAGTTGCTACCACTCCTTCGGGCTGAACAGATGCATTAAAAAGACCTTCTCACgttccattttaaatttttaacgtAACTTACAACTTAAGCAACGTGAATAGTGTATCATCGGCATCATAGTTGATATTGGGACCACTAGGCAGCATAATGTGatcaaataaagtaaaatgattgaaaagGCAAGACCTTTCAAGTAGAATGTTTAGCAGACTGAATGCGGTCTATTTCGAAGACGAAAATCACTCTTCATCTTCAGTGCGAAATATAATGTTTGCCTTTCAAGTCGTTTTCTGCGATTAAGTTTTCCCCTTTTTCTTCGGACCACCCTAATTCAGATCTGATGCTGTGAAATGTACACACCCCATTCCAACGACACCGACACATTTTATTCCATCAAATTTAAGTTTACTTTGAgattaaatacattttatgtatGTAAATCTCATGGCGCTTTTTACAGCCTCGAAtccattaatttttaatcttGCATGTTGTTAACGCCTTTTAAAGTTACTATAGCGTAatcataattttattgattcacATGCTTCAGTTAAAATGTCACCTTAAAACCGTTAtggaataataaataataataaaatgaagagCAATGATTCGGATACAAATATTGTCGTTATGATTTAGTATATTTACACAAAAGAAGTGGAGAGGTTTGAACAAATGCTTATTGTgtataaatagaaaatagcATAACTCAAAGACCTAACATAAGTCTATCATAAGGTCACGGTTTGAAACTTATAGCAAGAAATAGCAATCAATAGAACATCTGCATTGTGAAGTGAAGTGACACCGAAAAAGTTCTGTAAGATTCCATGTGGACTGTTTTACCATTAAAAGTTAAATCGGGTTCAAGTGaatttatcataaattatatccacaaattttacggaaaatttaaagaatttcctTCGATTTAATCGTGGCCAATACGTATTAAACGTACGTATCGTTACGTTACTGGCTGGACGGAAAGAATACATGTTTACGTAACTAGGACGGAAACGTTGAAAGGTCAAGTTTTCGCGTGAATTTTGTAGATCGGAGGCGAATACCGATATCAATACTAACGTGGAAAAGCGATCTTAATTTTTCGACCGGAGTTACGTCCTAgtcgagggggaaaccactcTTTTGTATTGacatgattaacatgattaattagtgattaacatgatgacgAATCAGTGATTAGCCAGCATTTAAACAGGGGAATCGTTGCAAAACTATAATTAATCGTGAAATATGGTGGTTAATCATGATTAACCGTGCGTATTCACAAAATCATGTTGCTGATTAACAGATTAACTGATTAAccatgttaatcacaaaaGAGTGGTTTTCCCCTCGGTCCTAGTAAATTACATTacatgctgcgaaagtaatttatttttacatcagGTAACAATCTTTCGACAAAAGTTAAGTCACAAGTGtgttttttgagcaacaagcttccaTACACTGTCTTTTCGACATTCGAGATTCCGAGcatcataaaatttgtttcctAAATAATGAATTACGTTGCAGCATTGAATGTATTCCGGTTTATTGCCCGGCCatacaaaaatgaaccgaaaatattcttcatgtaaagaatcattttcgcagtgGGCAAATTGCTGTGCAATAGTTAACTTTCGCACAGGCCGaacggtaaaatattttatgatttatgtAAAAATCATCCAACCTAATCACAATAAGTGGATAAATAAGAGAAGGTAAAATGTATTTGCACTGAAACCAATTATATATCCGTTGTGTACAATAACATCACTGTgtacaatataaaatatagACTGGATTTTAATATAGTTCCAATAGAATGACCCTAAGTTTTACTAGAATAGCATTTTCACATACCATGGTGCACCATCAGTTCCTGATATCATGACGTTATCTCTTCCAACACAATGAATTTTTCAGCACACTTTGAACGTTCATTGAGTTGAGATGTGCATAGATATTATATGCAATACGACATATACTGGAGTAAGAGTGTGAAAGTGattctattttcatttttttttcttcggtaTTATGTCATtgacacaattttatttttgatgtttgCCACAAACGGACTTACTGTCTGTGATAGGAATCCTATTACACTGTCGTAAACGAAAgtcgaatattttgtttttattttggacCGACAAACTCAATTATATCATAACACGTCCAACAAAGAAACCACGGTCAAGGAAACcaatatttgataaaatttcaagGAAACcaatatttgataaaattttatttctgtcTAACATTCTGATTAGGGGTCGTGCTATTATGATGTCCACATGTAGTGGGTGGGTCTCTATCAAATCACACGTCATGTTGTAGGTACATGGTATATATGCGAAAGCAGTGAGAAGAAAGAGATTGATACTAATTGGAAGCTTGGACGCACGAAACGTACGAAAACTGGAAAAGGTAATTttagacaacaaaaaaattattgcaacCGTGACAGTGACAATCATGATTGCTAAATGAGACCTGTTTTCATAACACATTTTCAGTAATGATGTGATGAAACCACATTTAACAATGTGGATCAtctgaaacaaaattcaaaatgcttATTTCAAGTCGCCGACTGTACGTGGTGTGTCTGCTGTAAAAATTGACATAAGTGAAGGATTTGCATATAATTCGAAAACCATAAATCATAACCGCCGACCACGACCTACAGTTCAGGCTGAACTGCGGCCAACGGACGATTGTCGAACGCAACTCGAAAAGATTAGGAACTAATCTGCCACCGTCAATTAAATATTAGTTGTGGTTAACCGGAAGCGGTTTATCAAAGTCAATTTTCTCGACACCTTCGTCGACCTTTCATTTTCCTTACAACTTAAAGCTCAATGGTTTTTGTCGCAGCCGTTTAAGTGAAGCCACCCTATATACAAGTATAtgaaatattcacaaaatttgtctgaacaAAAAGCTCAATTTTATATGCTACCCTTGAAAGTGTATACTCTTTGCTCTGACTAATAttatggagaaaaaaaaatagaaattatttacACGCACACTTTATGTATATTGCTTAACCACAGAAACATTGTTACCATACACAAAACATGTATCCATTAAAagatttacataaaataaccACAAAATAGAATGTCAATTTCTTTCCTTGgatgtttttttgttcacaattTATTCTGAGTCTAAAAATCATGCAACAACAATCattcaccattttttttgtcattgaaaacaaattaacttaaattataattcacaaactaaattattaacaaatcaaaaagaaacaatTCAGTCCGAGAGTTGTGATGCCCCAGGAACTGCGTCCATGTAAGGCCTGTTGTAATTTTAAGCCGCACGTCATTTCCTTACGAAATTGGAATAAACCGAGAGCCTGTATGCATTTCCGGGGTATCTTTTGCAaccttttccattttattatacTACACGGATACGAAAGCCATTTGATGTACGACCATTATTTTTGAGCGCTAGGAGAACCTAGCGTATATCTCAGCCATTGTGTGGGGTATTGTTGTAAAGGGGAAGGCTAGGACTATCAGATAAAGTCCAGGAATTGTCatcgtttcaatttcaaactggatcaaagttttttttttcccataGTACGCTGCTTAAGTTCTACACGGCATTCCTTTTTATTTACATATAGACATTTAAAAATGGATGAGCAGTGCTCATTGAGCACCTTAGAAAAgtcgataaatttttgtatttgacTCTACCTAATGTACATAGGCTCTTAGCCTAGCAATTCATTCTTTAGTACTTTATTTAGTGCTGGTGAATGAACCCAGCCACAAGCCATCGTATTTCAATTGTCTTTCCCTACGATTTAAAGTAAATACTTTCGACTTCGTATAAAGTGACTTCAGAGCTTTCAGAAACTTTAATagttttatttgcatttcTATGAATAAAAAGCTCAGAAAAGTCAAGTTTTCTTGTGAAGTTTGTTTAATCACCCGAGAACACGACTTTTCGTTTTCTCTTTTGCCATTATGCTGAAGGTTGTCGGTAAAGTTTAGCTCGGGAagagaatgaaaattttcgtttgtgaAAGAGGTTGGAATATAcacacgaaaaattgaatttcaatttttagttttttctttgtttttgttcaaagAACTATTTCCCTAATGTTCGCATGAGAGAGTAATAGTCAGGGGCATTTATGGTAAATAGTAAGTGCGGTAAATGGCGATGATAatatcaaaaaatgatttattgcaGAGACGCTCACAACTCTCGGACTAATTGTTTTCGAACTATTTCCATTTCTTTCTTCTgttaaatcttaaaaaaaaaatataaaattgaaatggaattgATCTTACTTGTGGAACTGGTCGATCGTCTAGCATTCGGAGCACAGTTTTTCGTCGTATAACCACCATCCGGACTTATGTCTTCCGAATTATTTATTACATTAATATCATACGTAACGAATGCAGGCTGTCGATGGACACCGTCCCGCTTGTCCGGACGATTgccatttttacaattttcgttcAGCAATTTGATGGAATTTTGCGAATCTTTTATGATGTCTGGCTCGTTGGAAAATGTGATGGTGTGGCCGTTCAACGGCATCATACCGGTCGGCCGTCCAATCGGATCGATTATGTCAGATGATTCCATTGTTGATTCGGTGAACATCATCAAATTTTGGGTGGTAGGAGGTggtggtgatgatgatgaactGATTTTAGTTTTGCGTGGTGATAGTGGCGGCGATGTAACGACGAACTTATTTACGAATACATTGTCCGAGCTAAGACTTTCGAttggttgttttttgtttaacacTAAAATTGAATTACCATCGTCCAATGCACATTTATTGATTAAAATTAAGTGTTCACTgctcttcgaaaatattttatctaaGCTGTTCGAAGCGATACGGCCGGTTCCTTGTGCGCTAGTCAAGGCATCGGAAAAACTATTCACTACACTACAGTTGTCCGGCTTTATCTTGATAAGATCACAATTTAATGTATCCTCGTTTCGATTGTTGAATATCAAGTCGTAATTGCAATTGTTGAAGTGGTCGTCAATGTAAAGTGGAtcgtttttttcaaaatccaaCAGCTTTAAGAACATATCCACAGCACTAAATGGTTTCGATGTAACAGCATTTGTGACGGTGAAATCGTCAGTAGACTGATTGTTGCCCTCACTGAACACCCGTTGCAAACTTCTAACGACACTTTCGTCTTGTGGCTTATGGTAACAGCATCCGTTGCACGACTTAGATAGTTTGCTCGCCTTTTCGCCACGTTTAAAAAACAGACCGCCCTTGTTCTCATTGCAATGACGATTTCCATCGTTGTTGTTCGGCATTTGATTCGCATTTTCCTTATTCGTATTCTTAATTCGCGTActtaatatcgttttcgtaAATGGAAGCTTTGCCTTCAGCGATATTTTGCTCATTTTCGTGCCGTATGATAAAATGAAATCCGAATCACTGCAAGCCGATATCTTGTGCTTGACCTCTTTCGGTTTCTTTTCATCAAGTGCCcaattatttttgaacataatGAAATCGGAATCGCTCAACGCCGATATTTGCTTCTTGCTGCCGTTACCATCGATACATTCGTTATTGACGGTGCCACTCTGCTTCTTGaagtaatgaaaattgtcCTCGATAAACCGTGCCAATTCATCGTCATCGTGTTCGATCGGCACAACGTCCAATTCTTTGGGGCTAGTTTTCAGCGTATTATTATTGAAGCTGGTGTGAAAGCATTCCAGTGGCtgtttgagaaaattcgttttcGAAAATAGTGGCTGCAGAAAGTTGCCCGATTTATTCTTCTTTATTtcgtaattgaaattttcggttgCAATTATTGACGGCGCGCTGTCAGTGTGCGTCACTTTTTCgtattgttgttgttcaaGGTCACGCAAATCTATACTGCTACGGCTTAGGCGTCGTTGTGGCGGCGAGGGTAGTCTTAATTCATCAGCATCTTCTTTAACGGTTTGAACACGTTGTATCTGAAAGAACAGATTGGATAATAATATCAATTTGTGGGTAAGTTGCAGCTAGATTATGTTTTTAAAAGTTTCGATGAGCCTGTGTCATTAGAAAGTGACACTGCAGTTTCGTCTGTGGTCTATTAAATCACGTAAAGGtcgaaatttaaaagaaattctgAATCTGTTCAATCatatcattcattcatcacCCACCTTACCATTCATTTATTCAATCATTCATtcacaaattcattgattcattcaaccagaaattcattcattcacacAACCGTTCATACTAAACTGTTACCTATCCTTCCACTTCCAAGTTGCGTggtaaatttcaaaacgtaCCAATTGTTATgttcattgcttatttttgccATCTTCTGCAAAAATTCAATCCATTCAGCCCGCTCAGTAACCAAGGACACAAACAAGATGaagttttcatataaaaaagtcttttCCAGGTGAACTTAAAATTGAGGTCACAATAACAGACTCATTCAATTCAGTGAACCTAATTAGATTTCATAAACTTCTCTGGACTCGTCTAATGACTGTCATGTGTCTACATTATCAAAGATTGATAGAACCACTAGGTGATGTTACATTTGCTGTACGAGAGTTTTGTAACTTTGAATTTGCTATAAATAGAAAGCTAGTCAGCCGAGAGCTCatccaatatttttgttggtgTTGACAGCTGACTAAAGGAGTTTAAAGGAgccttttttcaaatttttaactttcgtGTAGTTGTCAAGTTTAATGAGCCTGAAGGTCTTATTGCCAATCTCATTGTCaagcatgaaaataaaacattttattggtgCTTTGCAATGACACTTTAAAAACACAGAAACCAGAACAGACATTTAGAACGATTTACGAGCGTAACTACAACGTGATACACTGATAGCAGCACTAAAAAACAACGCATGGATGAATAGTTGAACTAGACACTAACGCTGTTAAATCTCTCATGCTTTTGCGagaccgattttttttcgggGCAAAGGTATTTGGTAAAAAAAGTACGGAAAATGGATGGTATATCGAGTAAATTCACAGgcaaaaagtttcatatttcgttttttttttttttttttggatttttttttgttacgagACGGGTATATACCGATCGAACTCTGTACGAAAAGTCATTCAAGTTAACGCACAATATCCGGGCTGGATGGAATagacattgaaaatattcgaaccaatatttccgaaaaaaagAAAGCTTTAAATtaacttcattttcatttataagcatactacacacacacacaaaatccCAAATTATCAAAGGGCTTTCGCCAtatgagaaaagttttttgcTCGAAGTAATCCCTGCATAATTTGTATAAAGAGATATCTTTTCTAATCCCAAaaggaatttatttattcggaCTGGGTGGGGTGGAGACTCTGTTGTGATAGTAAAATTTCGaacgaaatgaaacgaaatatgATTGTATACACTCCGGAAAACTATACCTAATATTGAAAGAATaaccattttatttacatggtACAATGGTACATGTACGGAGTAAAGCACAGTGTGAcagaaagagagagaaaaaagagGGTGTGAGCGGTGGCACAAAATTATCTTTCTGTATTTGAATCACACGAAAACAGGAATGCTGTGCACAACTTTGATATAATAAACTTTATTATTCCATTTGCTGTCGTAATCCATCAAATACAATATACTCATATTATATGTAGCCAGATCTTCCACACCTCGAAATTTTCCTGCTGCTTAAACAGTCAATGTTTTCCAAAAGTCTACAACAAGTCATTAAACCCACAAATCACGGTTAAATAATTAATCATCACGCTGTTTTTTCGTTGATACTTCACACGATCGTTTCAATCAATAGACAGCCGGAGCGCTTTACGAAATGACATTGCGCTCTGGATGGATCATTTTAATGTACCACCGAAGAGTTGGTCCAAGAGTCAAAATTGATCATGTGTCagaaaaattcgaattaaaCTTCGAAAACTTTATCTTGAAAGGATTTTCAATTCGGTATATAACCGGTGTGGCCTTTGTCAATTTTCCGATTCACCCTGATACGATTTACAATTtacgacaaaataatttcaaaataagtgCGTTTATGTCCACCAGGACCCAGACTACACCATACCTCATCTGTACTTTCATTGGGGTATCTGACATCGAGATTCAAGCTAAAATTGAGCAATCTATATGACGTACTCACGCCAtctcggtgtgtttgggactaaacctaccttgcccgtttcttttctatatactcattTGCAACATTAGGATTATTTACCTGTCGTCTGGTAATGTAAACGTAGGCGGAATAGAACTCAGCCTTAACGTGGGAGCCCTGCTTATTTCGTCAGACTGATTTATTAAGAATCATAAAGTAAAAGCAAAATCTTATTTGAGTCAAGAAGAAAGTTGTGCGAATATTGTTATCTCAGAAATCAACGTTCATTCAACTTTAGTCAATAAATCCAT
This window encodes:
- the LOC119069795 gene encoding octopamine receptor beta-3R-like isoform X2, with the protein product MTGEMSLLMTVTDIVPVTTTNDNITNGSSLIVNGIKDEGQSGWADVTVLCVKSIIFGTIIIGAVLGNALVIISVQRNRKLRVITNYFVVSLAMADMLVALCAMTFNASVELSGRWMFGPFMCNVYNSLDVYFSTASILHLCCISVDRYFAIVRPLEYPLYMTNRTVGFMLTNVWMLPALISFTPIFLGWYTTAEYLELQSQNPTECLFKANKAYAIISSSVSFWIPGFVMITMYCRIYREAVRQRKALSRTSSNILLNSVHMAHTTHQMHHSHHMNYLHPSDCDLNLTLKQLRRDSTYSSTSNIEIQRVQTVKEDADELRLPSPPQRRLSRSSIDLRDLEQQQYEKVTHTDSAPSIIATENFNYEIKKNKSGNFLQPLFSKTNFLKQPLECFHTSFNNNTLKTSPKELDVVPIEHDDDELARFIEDNFHYFKKQSGTVNNECIDGNGSKKQISALSDSDFIMFKNNWALDEKKPKEVKHKISACSDSDFILSYGTKMSKISLKAKLPFTKTILSTRIKNTNKENANQMPNNNDGNRHCNENKGGLFFKRGEKASKLSKSCNGCCYHKPQDESVVRSLQRVFSEGNNQSTDDFTVTNAVTSKPFSAVDMFLKLLDFEKNDPLYIDDHFNNCNYDLIFNNRNEDTLNCDLIKIKPDNCSVVNSFSDALTSAQGTGRIASNSLDKIFSKSSEHLILINKCALDDGNSILVLNKKQPIESLSSDNVFVNKFVVTSPPLSPRKTKISSSSSPPPPTTQNLMMFTESTMESSDIIDPIGRPTGMMPLNGHTITFSNEPDIIKDSQNSIKLLNENCKNGNRPDKRDGVHRQPAFVTYDINVINNSEDISPDGGYTTKNCAPNARRSTSSTSGSVRPAKGWRAEHKAARTLGIIMGVFLLCWLPFFLWYVITSLCGDACPCPDVLVAVLFWIGYFNSTLNPLIYAYFNRDFREAFKNTLECVFLCWNKKTPYSAYYV
- the LOC119069795 gene encoding octopamine receptor beta-3R-like isoform X3; the encoded protein is MTGEMSLLMTVTDIVPVTTTNDNITNGSSLIVNGIKDEGQSGWADVTVLCVKSIIFGTIIIGAVLGNALVIISVQRNRKLRVITNYFVVSLAMADMLVALCAMTFNASVELSGRWMFGPFMCNVYNSLDVYFSTASILHLCCISVDRYFAIVRPLEYPLYMTNRTVGFMLTNVWMLPALISFTPIFLGWYTTAEYLELQSQNPTECLFKANKAYAIISSSVSFWIPGFVMITMYCRIYREAVRQRKALSRTSSNILLNSVHMAHTTHQMHHSHHMNYLHPSDCDLNLTLKQLRRDSTYSSTSNIEIQRVQTVKEDADELRLPSPPQRRLSRSSIDLRDLEQQQYEKVTHTDSAPSIIATENFNYEIKKNKSGNFLQPLFSKTNFLKQPLECFHTSFNNNTLKTSPKELDVVPIEHDDDELARFIEDNFHYFKKQSGTVNNECIDGNGSKKQISALSDSDFIMFKNNWALDEKKPKEVKHKISACSDSDFILSYGTKMSKISLKAKLPFTKTILSTRIKNTNKENANQMPNNNDGNRHCNENKGGLFFKRGEKASKLSKSCNGCCYHKPQDESVVRSLQRVFSEGNNQSTDDFTVTNAVTSKPFSAVDMFLKLLDFEKNDPLYIDDHFNNCNYDLIFNNRNEDTLNCDLIKIKPDNCSVVNSFSDALTSAQGTGRIASNSLDKIFSKSSEHLILINKCALDDGNSILVLNKKQPIESLSSDNVFVNKFVVTSPPLSPRKTKISSSSSPPPPTTQNLMMFTESTMESSDIIDPIGRPTGMMPLNGHTITFSNEPDIIKDSQNSIKLLNENCKNGNRPDKRDGVHRQPAFVTYDINVINNSEDISPDGGYTTKNCAPNARRSTSSTST
- the LOC119069795 gene encoding octopamine receptor beta-3R-like isoform X1; this translates as MTGEMSLLMTVTDIVPVTTTNDNITNGSSLIVNGIKDEGQSGWADVTVLCVKSIIFGTIIIGAVLGNALVIISVQRNRKLRVITNYFVVSLAMADMLVALCAMTFNASVELSGRWMFGPFMCNVYNSLDVYFSTASILHLCCISVDRYFAIVRPLEYPLYMTNRTVGFMLTNVWMLPALISFTPIFLGWYTTAEYLELQSQNPTECLFKANKAYAIISSSVSFWIPGFVMITMYCRIYREAVRQRKALSRTSSNILLNSVHMAHTTHQMHHSHHMNYLHPSDCDLNLTLKQLRRDSTYSSTSNIEIQRVQTVKEDADELRLPSPPQRRLSRSSIDLRDLEQQQYEKVTHTDSAPSIIATENFNYEIKKNKSGNFLQPLFSKTNFLKQPLECFHTSFNNNTLKTSPKELDVVPIEHDDDELARFIEDNFHYFKKQSGTVNNECIDGNGSKKQISALSDSDFIMFKNNWALDEKKPKEVKHKISACSDSDFILSYGTKMSKISLKAKLPFTKTILSTRIKNTNKENANQMPNNNDGNRHCNENKGGLFFKRGEKASKLSKSCNGCCYHKPQDESVVRSLQRVFSEGNNQSTDDFTVTNAVTSKPFSAVDMFLKLLDFEKNDPLYIDDHFNNCNYDLIFNNRNEDTLNCDLIKIKPDNCSVVNSFSDALTSAQGTGRIASNSLDKIFSKSSEHLILINKCALDDGNSILVLNKKQPIESLSSDNVFVNKFVVTSPPLSPRKTKISSSSSPPPPTTQNLMMFTESTMESSDIIDPIGRPTGMMPLNGHTITFSNEPDIIKDSQNSIKLLNENCKNGNRPDKRDGVHRQPAFVTYDINVINNSEDISPDGGYTTKNCAPNARRSTSSTSLNVKPLSSIRRRGAICITINDFEQDDRYSNNNVWTNSTGDIDKAYNKSMKDRRASVTFRGSTTTHWWQRILCCDCVRPKKRKLGRNFDKTGEGGGSVRPAKGWRAEHKAARTLGIIMGVFLLCWLPFFLWYVITSLCGDACPCPDVLVAVLFWIGYFNSTLNPLIYAYFNRDFREAFKNTLECVFLCWNKKTPYSAYYV